TTACAATATATTAAGTATATTATTTGTTCGTAATTTAACTTATTCTTTTTCTTCTCCAGCCAATGCTTCTCTGATATCAGCGCGATGATGCTTGTGAATAGCTGCTGTATGGCCTGATCACCATTTTTCATAGCCTCCCGAAGTCTTGTGGTAGCGCTTTTCAACGTCTTGAAGCATTTATCAACGCTTAGTAGCTTCCCTCGTGCTTTGTAGAAATAGAATCGGGCGGGCATGATAGCTTGCCAATATATGGCTATCAGTATCAGCTTTGCATACAAAATGCTTAGCCAGCGGTAATACTTCATTCTCCCAATCTTGTGCACCCCAAAAGTGGATTTCCAGATTTTAAAGACCAGCTCAACCTGCCAGCGTACATGGTATAGGGCTACTATTGCCTGTGCCGGTATCGTTTCATTGGAAACATTGGTAATGATCAGGTTCAGCCTTGCACGATCGGCATAATCACTTGATGTTGTAAACCCCATGCGCTTGTTGTATTTATTGATTTTACTCATTCTTTGCGCAAAAACCTCATCCGGTACAGTCTCAATGACTAACCGAATGGGTAGTCTTGATTTGGCCCCGATACAAACCTTTTTCTCCATTTGCAATACTTTGTTTTTTTTCATCCACCGGTAAAGCTTATTAAAATCAAGGAGTTCATACTTGTTGTTTTTTACTTCATAGACCAACGGTTTTGTGTGCAGCTTTGATATAATGTAAGCTCCATTATCTATGAAGTTTCTTAGTACATCTATTGAAAAATAGCCCAAATCACGGATGACAAGGTCTTTTGGCTTTACGTTGTCCTTTGTATCCTGTGCATCCCTAGTATCTGGCCGGTTAGCCGGCGTAATGGTTAAATCATGGATTGACCCTGTTTTTAGGTCGTACTCGTACTGTATACAAGCTGCGGATTTAGACGAGACACCACCAAAACCAGGCATTGCTTGGGCATACTCTTCGGGTAAAACAAACTTTGTGCTATCCTTTACATAGATGCTGTTGAAGTGGCCAAACCATCCCTCATCAATCGGCTGGTCAATCACAAAACATAGCTGGCTCAGGATAGACTTAAGGTATAAGGCGGTCTTCTCTGTATACCGCTCGTGGAGGCCCTGCTTGGTAACATCAACGTTGAAATTTTGCTTCATCTCAACGCTAAGGCTGTTCAGGCTCTTGTTAGCATCGGAGGAGGCATTGAACAGTAAGCTGTCCAAGAACATTTTGGGGGTGATTTTAGATTCCCTGGATTTAAAGCCACTCTCTTCGGCTATCTTGTCAAGGTTCTCAGCTGAAAATATCTCTTGGAATTTCTCCGTTGAGGTATTGGATATACCCCCATTCTATTAAGAGAAAACGGTAATTCTATGCTAGTATTGTAAGTCGCTTAAATCAAACATGTTAAACCCTTAACTTGACGGCTATGCGCTATCGCGTGATCTTGGCAACGACTTCTTTAACTTCTTTAACTTCTTTAACTTCTTTAACTTCTCTAACTTCTCTAACTTCTCTAACTTCTTCTATCTCCAGTTTAACTTCATATTTTGAACCCTTACCTCGTTGAACAATAGTGGCAGTCTACTGTTTCTCTACAAAATTTATAACTATGAGTAAAGTAGCGCTTAAAACCGAGTGGAAGGGGAATATGAAATTTGAGTCCGATGTTTTTGGACATAAGGTTGTTGTTGATGCCGACCCTTCGGTGGGTGGTGAGGACAGCGGCCCACGACCCAAACCACTGATGCTGGTTGCCCTTGCAGGCTGCACAGGAATGGATGTGGTTTCTATTTTAAAGAAGATGAAGGTCGAATTCGAAGGCCTTAATATTCTTATTGAAGGGGAGCAAACGGAGGAACATCCCAAGCACTTTACTGAACTTAAGGTGATATACGAGTTTAAGGGAAAAGATTTGCCGCTCGAAAAGTTGGAGAAGGCCGTTAGCTTATCCGAAGATAGGTACTGTGGAGTGAATGCCATTTACAAAAAGGCTATCAAAATGAGCTACGAGATCAGAACTGTTGAATAGCTGCTGTTTGGAATTCTTGCATATATGAAAAGAGCGCGATGGTTAGTCGCGCTCTTCTATTATTATCCTAATGCGAAGCCGCCGCTTCGGGCAATTCGAATTTGTTTCCGGTCTCTTTCACCAGCTGCTTTAACCACCACTCCGGGTAGCCGGGCTGTTTAGGATTAGGTACAAAGCCATAGGGATTTTTCTCAAATACACCATCCTTCTCCTTTTTCACATTTCCGTCGATATACTTTACCAGCAGAAAGTGGAATAGGTCGTTCCATTGTGCAACGGTGCTGTTGGCGGTAGCAATGGAGAAGGTTGATACAAAATCTCTGGCTCTTTCAGGATTCTCACTGTATATTTTCAAAGCCGTTTTATCCACGTCGGGAATTAGCGCTGCATACTTGTCTTCCAGCTCCTTTTGAACCTTCTTCACATCCTGAACCATGAGGTCGTATCGCAGGTAGGTAAAGTTGGCTACCTTGTTGAATGTCCAGAAGGCTGAGGTTTCGGAGTAGGTGAGCATATCGCCGTTTCCTTGGGTATACGATTCTGGTGCCTTGCGAATTCCGGCGTAAATGGGTACGTATACGGTTGTGGCCGCGTCGTCAACGCCAATCCAGAATATACCTCCAATGGGGTCGGGCATCCAGCTGCGGAGCTGGGCAATAAACGAAAATGCTGTCTGCTGTGTGGCCGTAGCACGTTCGTTGAAGTACTCTTTTCCGTTAACCTTCCAGGTGAGGGGACGCCAGCGGTAGGGTAATCCAAAGGGGCCAGCACCGGGGTCCTTGCTCATGTCCAGCTCGGTGCCTTCCAAATGGTCGCGGTAGTTGGCCATCAGGTCTTGAGGTGTGAGCTTATGGTCGGGCTTTATATAGAGTGGCATTCTATGCTTTAGGTTTTCTCCCTTTGCATAGTCGAAGTAGCTCCACATATCCTTGTTCACATTCTTAAACATGCTCCAAACGCGAATTTCGCAGAAGCGAGCACCTTCAAAGGTCACCGGGTTGTAGGTGTCGGAGAAGCTAAACTCTTCATCCTTTCCTTTGTAAAGCCCTTTCTCCTTGGCAAAGCTGATTACATCGCTGGAGTAAACTACATTAACCTCTGGATTGAAAATCTTGTCGAGATTTTTGCTGGTGATTGATGTCTTGCCGTTTGCCAATGGGAAGGTGGTTATTCTGGCTTGGTTTGCATGGGCCGAAATGTATCCATCGGGAATGCGGATGGCTACCCACACTGCACCCTTGTTCTTATTGTATGCTTTGCCCGTTTTCTTGTCCGTTACCATTTGGGTTCCCTTGCCTATCATCTCAAATATCCAGGCTTCGTTGGCATCGCCTATCGAGAATGACTCCCCACTGCTGAAGTAGCCATACTTATCCACCAACTCGGCCATTACCTTTATGGCTTCTCTTGCAGTTTTTGCTCGTTGAAGCGCAAGGAACATGAGGCTGCCGTAGTCAATCATTCCGGTGGTGTCCTCTAAGCCAGAAACACCGCCGAATGTAGTTTCGCCAATGGCTACCTGATGCTCATTCATGAAGCCTATAACCGTATAGGTAAAGGCAGGTTGCGGAATCTCTCCCAAATACTTCATCGTTCCACGGTCGAAGATTTTATACATGGAGCCAGCTGGTTGGGGACCACCCGGTATGTAGTAAAGTTCCCCATACCGGATGTGGGAATCGGCGGCGTAGCTAATCATAACGGAGCCGTCAGCCGATGCCCCCTTGGTAATAATGTAGTTGGTACAAGCCGTAGAAGGGTTGTAAAAGCCCAGGGCTGCGACTAGTAACGTCAAAATGGATATCTTTTTCATGAAGGTTATTTCTTAGGTTTGATCAAATATAGCAAAAGCAATCATCGTAAGTTGATTCCTAAATTGGCAAGATCATCCAGTAATAGCAATTTTTATATTCCAAACTGAACTCCTGCTGCTAATCGTGGCAAATCGGGTAAGCTAGAATTTTTTAGCAAGTCGCTAAGACGGTAATGAGCGAACACGATAAACTTATTCCTTGCAATTCGTCCGGTGAGGCCATATTCATAGCGCTTCTGCATGGGGTCGAACTGACGGGTATATTTTAGCATCTCGTTGTTGCTAGTTTTGGTGTCTACGGCTCTAAAAACCGGTAGGAAATTCCAAGCGACATAGCCTCCAAGATCAACGTAGGTTCCCAAGAAGTTACCTCTTTTGGGTGTAAGGTTAAACCGGAAAAATGGGGAAAATCTAAACTCATTCTGGACAATGTTCTCCCTACCATGCACGAGACCATCGTACACCTTTAGCATGCCCGATTTGTTAAGCCGATTTCCTTGGAGATAGTAGGAGAGGTCGAACCCTGTATTGAAAAAGTTGGATACACGATAGCGGTAGCGGTATCCGAGATCAAAAAGCAGCGACTTACCAAAAATGGTATTGTCGCTATTAGCCCCAACCGGCGTAACAGCTCCAAATCCTATGAACCATTGACCATAATTTTTTAGGTTGGGCCCATGCGTTTTAACCTCGTAGGGTGCCATGGGATTGGAATCCTCCATTAGAATAGTTTGTGAATAGCCTGCCAGTGAAAATAGCAGGATTGCAAGCATCGATAATGTTTTTTTCATGGCAGCGGTCTATAGGTTTGCAGTAATTTCGTGATCAACGGGTTCCTTTGCGCCAAGTTCAAACGTAGCGTAATAGTTGAGATAGCGCACGTTGAGCTTATAGCCAATCTTAAAGGCGCTCTTTTTAAAGTTTAGTGCCTGTTCCTGATAAACTCTTGCGGCTCCATATTCGGCAAGAGTTCCATCTGGCTTTTCGATGCTGTAGAATAGGATTGAGGTATTGTAACCCGACAGGAGCTTAACCAGCCCGTAGGATATGTAAACCGAATAGTATTCGCCAGTTTCATAAAGTGAAAACGTTGAATTTACGCTGTCGTTGGCAGAATAAAGGAAGTATCCGGCTTGAGGGACTCCGTAGCCATGTGCATAGTCGAAGTAGGGGTAGAGGTCGGCCGATTTCTCAATTTCCTTTAACATCTCCATGGCAGTTTTGCCTTTGCTTGCCTGCCATGCACAGGCGGCAAAGCCTGCCACGAGTGGGGTTGCAAAGGAGGTGCCATAAGCAATCTCAACACCACCTTTGGGCTTAGCCACCACTGCTTCACCAAATGCAGAAACGTTGGGCTTCATTCTTCCATCGGCCGTTGGACCGTAGGATGAAAAATTAATATGAAGATGGGTTTCTGGCGATATTCCGCCTATGGAAAGTATGGAGTCAGCATCAGCCGGAGTGCCAATTACCTTCCAGTTGTTATCGCCATCGTTGCCGGCGGCGTTAATTACAAGCATTCCTTTTCTGGCGGCTAAGCTTGCTGCCTTCACAACGAAGCTTTTCTTTCCGTCCATATCCTTTGGGAAGTAACGGTTGAAGGTATAGCCAAGTGAGCTGCTAATAATATCTGCCCCATTTTTGTAAGCCCACTCCATTGCTGCCATCCAGTTTTCCTCTTCCGAAAATGGTTCACTGTTAACTTCGGTAATGGCAAGCAAAAACTCAGCCCCGGTGGCCAAACCCATTGCGGTGCCATCGTGGATGCCAGCAATGCATGAAAGCACATTGGTGCCATGGGAATTTCCACGGAATACATTTGAACGGTTTTTGGTGAAGTCCCAAGTGGCAATTATTCTGCCATCTTTTCGAATTTGCTCAAAGGCTGGATGGGTATCAACATTAGGAAAACCGGCATCGAATACGGCAATTCTAACACCTTTGCCATTTATGCTTGAGTCGCGGAAGTATCGTCCTCCCATGCGCTCTGTTTGGCGATAGAGGATGTCCCACAGGTGGTCGTTGCTCGCATCGCTACTCTTTTTTTGGATTACCCTTGTGGTTGTCCAAGCGCCGGAAATGGGTTTAACCTGCTTTACAAAGGGAAGATTTTCAATTCTCTTTATCTCATTTTTTGAGGCTGAAACTG
The genomic region above belongs to Williamwhitmania sp. and contains:
- a CDS encoding IS4 family transposase — its product is MSNTSTEKFQEIFSAENLDKIAEESGFKSRESKITPKMFLDSLLFNASSDANKSLNSLSVEMKQNFNVDVTKQGLHERYTEKTALYLKSILSQLCFVIDQPIDEGWFGHFNSIYVKDSTKFVLPEEYAQAMPGFGGVSSKSAACIQYEYDLKTGSIHDLTITPANRPDTRDAQDTKDNVKPKDLVIRDLGYFSIDVLRNFIDNGAYIISKLHTKPLVYEVKNNKYELLDFNKLYRWMKKNKVLQMEKKVCIGAKSRLPIRLVIETVPDEVFAQRMSKINKYNKRMGFTTSSDYADRARLNLIITNVSNETIPAQAIVALYHVRWQVELVFKIWKSTFGVHKIGRMKYYRWLSILYAKLILIAIYWQAIMPARFYFYKARGKLLSVDKCFKTLKSATTRLREAMKNGDQAIQQLFTSIIALISEKHWLEKKKNKLNYEQIIYLIYCNSNVYVYI
- a CDS encoding OsmC family protein, coding for MSKVALKTEWKGNMKFESDVFGHKVVVDADPSVGGEDSGPRPKPLMLVALAGCTGMDVVSILKKMKVEFEGLNILIEGEQTEEHPKHFTELKVIYEFKGKDLPLEKLEKAVSLSEDRYCGVNAIYKKAIKMSYEIRTVE
- a CDS encoding C69 family dipeptidase gives rise to the protein MKKISILTLLVAALGFYNPSTACTNYIITKGASADGSVMISYAADSHIRYGELYYIPGGPQPAGSMYKIFDRGTMKYLGEIPQPAFTYTVIGFMNEHQVAIGETTFGGVSGLEDTTGMIDYGSLMFLALQRAKTAREAIKVMAELVDKYGYFSSGESFSIGDANEAWIFEMIGKGTQMVTDKKTGKAYNKNKGAVWVAIRIPDGYISAHANQARITTFPLANGKTSITSKNLDKIFNPEVNVVYSSDVISFAKEKGLYKGKDEEFSFSDTYNPVTFEGARFCEIRVWSMFKNVNKDMWSYFDYAKGENLKHRMPLYIKPDHKLTPQDLMANYRDHLEGTELDMSKDPGAGPFGLPYRWRPLTWKVNGKEYFNERATATQQTAFSFIAQLRSWMPDPIGGIFWIGVDDAATTVYVPIYAGIRKAPESYTQGNGDMLTYSETSAFWTFNKVANFTYLRYDLMVQDVKKVQKELEDKYAALIPDVDKTALKIYSENPERARDFVSTFSIATANSTVAQWNDLFHFLLVKYIDGNVKKEKDGVFEKNPYGFVPNPKQPGYPEWWLKQLVKETGNKFELPEAAASH
- a CDS encoding S8 family serine peptidase, coding for MIKHKRIAFTLVFLIWLPALMVAQPRYWVQFTDKHGTTFNPENYFCTKTLERRVTENVSPTDSTDFPLNESYIAAVNGIASDMGKESRWLNAVAVSASKNEIKRIENLPFVKQVKPISGAWTTTRVIQKKSSDASNDHLWDILYRQTERMGGRYFRDSSINGKGVRIAVFDAGFPNVDTHPAFEQIRKDGRIIATWDFTKNRSNVFRGNSHGTNVLSCIAGIHDGTAMGLATGAEFLLAITEVNSEPFSEEENWMAAMEWAYKNGADIISSSLGYTFNRYFPKDMDGKKSFVVKAASLAARKGMLVINAAGNDGDNNWKVIGTPADADSILSIGGISPETHLHINFSSYGPTADGRMKPNVSAFGEAVVAKPKGGVEIAYGTSFATPLVAGFAACAWQASKGKTAMEMLKEIEKSADLYPYFDYAHGYGVPQAGYFLYSANDSVNSTFSLYETGEYYSVYISYGLVKLLSGYNTSILFYSIEKPDGTLAEYGAARVYQEQALNFKKSAFKIGYKLNVRYLNYYATFELGAKEPVDHEITANL